A part of Ktedonobacteraceae bacterium genomic DNA contains:
- a CDS encoding HEAT repeat domain-containing protein has product MFDLFDLPEYVRYAFGMAGYDDISAEELVLETFLHRWGGLELEAFARALNEGQDDERVVAIFALGHDRTAWAHELLLPFLHSPHPRERWASALELGKMKDEQAFPLLLAMLTEFLPPKEWPSSMGDGLWLYNSWRELIVLILAEWAQPEAVPALLEALTVYRQIEQLIPESIRTARRYWRYCQGKVMYALGWLGRFDILAALDATEPVLSSWKVHLALGYLHAHLDYPEVFTRVLRIKPALYKRVGEVLTEKYGFTKEQMEKCLAAFEDLKW; this is encoded by the coding sequence ATGTTTGATTTATTTGATCTACCTGAATATGTGCGATATGCTTTTGGTATGGCGGGCTACGACGACATCTCTGCTGAAGAATTAGTGCTAGAGACCTTTCTTCACCGTTGGGGGGGATTGGAACTAGAGGCTTTCGCTCGTGCCTTGAACGAGGGACAGGATGATGAGCGAGTTGTGGCGATCTTCGCGCTAGGCCATGATAGGACAGCCTGGGCGCATGAACTCTTGCTTCCGTTCTTACACAGCCCTCATCCTCGCGAGAGATGGGCTAGTGCCTTGGAACTTGGTAAGATGAAAGACGAGCAGGCCTTTCCCCTGCTTCTCGCTATGCTCACGGAGTTTTTGCCACCCAAAGAATGGCCAAGCTCCATGGGCGATGGCCTCTGGCTCTACAATAGTTGGCGTGAATTGATCGTCCTGATCCTGGCAGAATGGGCTCAACCAGAGGCAGTCCCTGCTCTTCTGGAGGCGTTAACAGTATATAGGCAGATAGAGCAACTCATTCCGGAATCTATCAGGACTGCGAGGCGCTATTGGCGTTACTGTCAAGGGAAAGTGATGTATGCGCTAGGTTGGCTCGGGCGATTTGATATCCTTGCCGCACTTGACGCAACAGAACCCGTACTCTCAAGTTGGAAAGTCCACCTGGCTTTAGGCTATCTGCATGCGCATCTAGATTATCCAGAGGTATTTACCCGTGTGCTGCGGATCAAGCCTGCACTTTATAAGCGGGTTGGAGAGGTGCTTACCGAGAAGTATGGATTCACAAAAGAGCAGATGGAAAAGTGCCTTGCCGCTTTTGAGGACTTGAAATGGTAG